The Eriocheir sinensis breed Jianghai 21 chromosome 49, ASM2467909v1, whole genome shotgun sequence genome has a segment encoding these proteins:
- the LOC126981914 gene encoding uncharacterized protein LOC126981914 isoform X2, with product MTGRLVMNVVVLGLVFCSVAEGYSSITRGSGDSDDSGDGGGVYLRPNARNTPNYDRFNSSTVNTTTFRTIASPVTLARVHCEWKIFNPRRHKLVLRFTKLNLKHCQGAFPQCCFQWLELTLNATGTKGRDYNTMALTPHHTTGLSSSGGGGGSVLGVGRVCGSSLPRPVVTEAPQVYVTFHSLPHDGLGNYRSEDNGFVLEFYSVKNITWCGRYEFQCHSPRLCLPLEWLCDGKVQCPDHSDEHYCISDLPLHREQQLVKKMLKKKRKMKKQQQLKETEKKDERKNVAVQSELGREGRRRRRRRKRSLCLQEATTIQCDGVWQCPDGEDEKGCQGCGPDEWWCGVGRECYGPKQRCDGTWHCSNAMDEPSCDSNCPRRISCWGWGCYLLSQRCDGTPDCRDGSDEEACPPELCNDQHGTFLCDNQQCIKESCLCDQNDDCRDGSDEQNCLRNSVIGVAAMGGLACSLLLVVAVGCTGRLYALRMGLTRLQGSGSRGRGGSGVRGGVGGGGGPSSSSHAPRSRLEEHLMQREMPPPYDVAVSDHSNTLFGSFMDWQQWRRQRHRPLVPRDSANHPLRVPADPHHPQFHQHSTSSSVPGLAVEIQPARGREGEEKVEERGAGEENVASTNAFVFAMHEDDVPLLTDLGGGEGEGEVGDDVPLLLDITSTTTTSSTSTSTCEEDSDQEEEDIGSDDVDEEEEEDDEEEGRKEEEEEGEDKGVGKAITHPLLLPDLIHLTPQPLHSPSTHTQEKGEGGEGTEVGRRERENTPSSAPPTSPFTPNTEMNAEKEERNQTNTSSPSSSPSFPSEDAAGEGGGGGGGADVLSADTRAAVLALSAVQSHMNEMSHSDTEMMSQ from the exons ATGACGGGGAGGctggtgatgaatgtggtggtGCTGGGCCTGG TCTTTTGTAGCGTCGCTGAAGGCTATTCCAGCATCACCCGAGgcagtggtgatagtgatgacagtggcgatggtggtggtgtgtacttGAGGCCAAACGCACGGAACACCCCAAACTATGACCGCTTCAACTCCAgcaccgtcaacaccaccaccttccgCACCATCGCCTCGCCTGTCACTCTCGCCCGTGTTCACTGCGAGTGGAAGATCTTTAACCCCCGGCGCCACAAGCTGGTGCTCAG GTTCACCAAGTTAAACCTCAAGCACTGCCAAGGAGCCTTCCCCCAGTGCTGTTTCCAGTGGCTTGAGCTAACCTTGAACGCCACAGGAACTAAAGGGAGAGATTACAATACCATGGCGCtcaccccacaccacaccacaggcCTCTCCAGcagcggggggggcgggggaagtgTTCTGGGGGTGGGGCGGGTGTGCGGGTCATCTCTCCCGCGCCCCGTCGTCACTGAGGCCCCGCAGGTGTATGTGACTTTCCATTCATTGCCCCATGACGGACTGGGGAACTATAGGAGCGAAGATAACGGGTTCGTCCTGGAGTTTTATTCTG TCAAGAACATTACCTGGTGTGGCCGTTATGAGTTCCAGTGCCACTCCCCTCGCCTGTGCCTCCCCCTCGAGTGGCTCTGTGACGGGAAGGTGCAGTGCCCAGACCACTCAGACGAGCACTACTGCATCAGCGATCTGCCGCTGCACCGGGAACAGCAACTGGTGAagaagatgctgaagaagaagaggaagatgaagaagcagcagcaactgaaggagacggagaagaaggacgagaggaagaatGTGGCAGTGCAGAGTGAgcttgggagagagggaagaaggaggaggaggaggaggaaaagaa gtTTGTGTCTGCAGGAGGCCACCACCATCCAGTGTGATGGGGTCTGGCAGTGTCCGGACGGGGAGGACGAGAAAGGGTGCCAAG GCTGCGGCCCAGACgagtggtggtgtggggtggggCGGGAGTGCTATGGTCCCAAGCAGCGCTGTGACGGCACTTGGCACTGCAGCAACGCCATGGATGAGCCTTCTTGCG aTTCTAACTGTCCGCGGCGTATCTCCTGCTGGGGATGGGGTTGTTATCTTCTCTCCCAGCGCTGTGACGGCACACCTGACTGCCGGGATGGGTCTGACGAGGAGGCGTGCCCACCTGAACTGTGTAATGACCAG CACGGCACCTTCCTGTGTGACAACCAGCAGTGCATCAAGGAGAGTTGCCTGTGTGACCAAAACGATGATTGCAGGGACGGAAGCGATGAGCAGAACTGTCTGAGG aacTCGGTGATCGGCGTTGCTGCCATGGGGGGCCTGGCATGCTCCctcctgctggtggtggcggtgggctgCACAGGCCGCCTCTACGCCCTACGGATGGGACTAACCAGGCTGCAGGGGTCAGGTAGTCGGGGCAGGGGTGGCAGCGGGGTGCGTGGGGGTGTGGGCGGGGGTGGCGGGCCGTCCAGTTCGTCACACGCCCCTCGCTCCCGCCTGGAAGAACACCTCATGCAGAGAGAGATGCCGCCGCCCTACGATGTGGCCGTCAGTGACCACTCCAACAC ACTTTTCGGCTCCTTCATGGATTGGCAACAGTGGCGGAGACAGCGGCATCGGCCCTTGGTGCCTCGGGACAGTGCCAACCACCCCCTGCGAGTGCCAGCcgacccccaccacccccaatTCCACCagcactccacctcctcctctgtcccgGGCCTGGCGGTGGAGATACAGCCggcaagggggagggaaggggaggagaaggtggaggagagaggagctgGGGAGGAGAATGTTGCCTCTACTAATGCCTTTGTCTTTGCTATGCATgag gATGATGTGCCACTCCTGACAGACCTagggggtggtgagggggagggggaggtgggtgaTGACGTGCCCCTCCTCCTcgacatcacctccaccaccaccacctcctccacctccacctccacctgtgaAGAGGACTCAG accaagaggaagaggacattgggagtgatgatgttgatgaggaggaggaggaagacgacgaagaagaggggaggaaggaggaggaggaggagggggaagataagggagtggggaaggctatcacccatcccctcctcctccctgaccttaTCCACCTCACTCCCCAACCCCTCCATTCCCCATCGACACACAcccaagaaaagggagaagggggggaaggtacagaggtggggaggagggagagagaaaacacccCATCCTCAGCCCCTCCAACCTCCCCATTCACCCCTAACACAGAGATGAACGCTGAGAAAGAGGAACGAAACCAAACTAacacatcctccccctcctcttccccttcgttccCTTCTGAGGATGCtgctggtgaaggtggtggtggtggtggtggtgctgatgtgcTGTCCGCTGATACAAGAGCTGCCGTGCTGGCCCTTAGTGCTGTACAATCACACATGAATGAGATGAGCCACAGTGATACAGAGATGATGAGtcagtaa